In Urechidicola croceus, a single window of DNA contains:
- a CDS encoding alpha/beta fold hydrolase, whose translation MRTIKTKLIVLLSIISFSVSAQNKAFEVDVIGKGQPILFFPGFTCTGEVWNDVVIELSKTHECHIFTFAGFGDVEPIEKPWLPKIKNEVETYIKENKLKNTIVIGHSLGGALGLWISSEQNVELKKLIVVDALPSTGALIMPNFNSDYMVYDSPYNNQTLAMSDEDFENMANQMSQGMTKNIDKQVQIKNWMVKADRETYVYGYTDLLKLDLRENIANIRIPVTVLGATNPYGKEAAQKNYEEQYKNLEFYNLIFAEDSAHFIMYDKPEWFLNQLKEELK comes from the coding sequence ATGAGAACAATTAAAACAAAATTAATCGTATTACTTAGCATCATTTCTTTTTCTGTATCCGCTCAAAACAAAGCTTTTGAAGTAGATGTTATTGGTAAAGGACAACCTATTCTTTTCTTTCCAGGATTTACATGTACTGGAGAAGTGTGGAATGATGTTGTAATTGAACTTTCTAAAACACACGAATGTCATATATTTACTTTTGCTGGTTTTGGTGATGTTGAACCAATTGAAAAACCTTGGCTTCCAAAAATTAAAAATGAAGTAGAAACTTATATTAAAGAAAACAAATTAAAAAACACCATAGTTATTGGCCATAGTCTAGGAGGAGCATTGGGTCTTTGGATCAGTTCAGAACAAAATGTTGAATTAAAAAAGCTTATTGTTGTAGATGCTTTGCCTTCTACTGGAGCTCTAATTATGCCTAATTTTAATAGTGATTATATGGTATATGATAGTCCGTACAATAATCAAACTTTAGCTATGAGCGATGAAGATTTTGAAAACATGGCTAATCAGATGTCACAAGGCATGACAAAGAATATTGATAAACAAGTACAAATTAAAAACTGGATGGTTAAGGCAGATAGAGAAACCTATGTGTATGGTTATACAGATTTACTTAAATTAGATTTAAGAGAGAATATTGCAAATATAAGAATTCCTGTAACTGTATTAGGTGCCACGAATCCATATGGTAAAGAAGCGGCACAAAAAAACTATGAGGAACAGTATAAAAACTTAGAATTTTACAATTTAATTTTTGCTGAAGATTCTGCTCATTTTATTATGTATGATAAACCTGAGTGGTTTTTAAATCAGTTAAAGGAGGAATTAAAATAA
- the atpG gene encoding ATP synthase F1 subunit gamma, whose amino-acid sequence MANLKEIRNRITSIGSTMQITSAMKMVSAAKLKKAQDAITEMRPYAEKLTELLQSLSSTLDEGATGDYSAQREVSKVLIITVTSNRGLCGGFNSSVIKGATKYIEANYSGKEVDILAIGKKGGDLLAKQYNVIETNTEIFDKLTFDNVAQIAEKVMSLFVDGTYDKVELVYNQFKNAATQITQVEQFLPIEKIEGSSDSNADYIFEPSKAEIVLQLIPKSLKTQLYKAIRDSFASEHGARMTAMHKATDNANELRNELLLTYNKARQAAITNEILEIVGGAEALNN is encoded by the coding sequence ATGGCAAATTTAAAAGAAATACGTAACAGAATTACATCTATCGGCTCAACGATGCAGATTACTAGTGCTATGAAAATGGTGTCGGCTGCAAAATTGAAGAAGGCTCAAGATGCTATTACTGAAATGCGCCCTTATGCTGAAAAATTGACGGAACTTTTACAAAGTTTGAGTTCAACGTTAGATGAAGGAGCAACAGGAGATTATTCTGCACAACGTGAGGTTTCAAAAGTATTAATAATTACAGTTACTTCAAATAGAGGTTTGTGTGGTGGTTTTAATTCTTCAGTAATTAAAGGTGCAACAAAATATATTGAGGCAAACTATTCTGGAAAAGAAGTTGATATTTTAGCAATTGGAAAAAAAGGTGGAGATTTATTAGCAAAACAGTACAATGTTATTGAAACTAATACTGAAATTTTTGATAAATTAACTTTTGATAATGTAGCTCAAATCGCTGAAAAAGTGATGAGTTTATTTGTTGATGGTACTTATGATAAAGTTGAACTTGTTTATAATCAGTTTAAAAACGCAGCAACTCAAATTACACAAGTAGAGCAGTTTTTACCAATTGAAAAAATAGAAGGTTCTAGCGATTCAAATGCAGATTATATATTTGAGCCTTCAAAAGCAGAAATCGTGTTGCAATTGATTCCTAAATCATTAAAAACACAATTATACAAAGCAATTAGAGATTCTTTTGCTTCTGAACACGGAGCACGTATGACAGCAATGCATAAAGCAACTGATAATGCGAATGAATTACGTAATGAATTATTATTGACATATAACAAAGCACGTCAAGCAGCAATTACTAATGAGATATTAGAAATAGTTGGTGGAGCGGAAGCGTTAAATAATTAA
- a CDS encoding MopE-related protein, producing MNKKLLLLIFLISTFTTNYAQTTSGSDWTVSNLTNDHALTFPWEITYGPDDFLWVTERTDRNGSENPGQRIVRVDPNTGDIFEMIDLDAEIKTAKQGGLMGMAIHPALYEDISTTTNNYVFVAYTYLDGNSDLKLRIARLIYNNSTHTLTPDTSLNSNGAILEGLPGSEDHNSGRLVIGTDEKLYYTIGDQGANQFEYSCDPNLAQVLPTSSTDYDHYPGKTLRLNTDGSIPSDNPVFNGVQSHVNTYGHRNAQGIIIANDGTIYISEHGPKTDDEINIIKSGKNYGWPEIAGYYDNAAYSYCNWSTANNCNAGDFSDHNCPSGAITRTEFESFPNGAPADFEPPIGTYGSTSTVDPSGGWFTWPTPAVSSIDIHETGNIPGWGRSLLIPSLKKGTIYRAKLTPDGEDIVDDYYEEFHSSNDRYRDIAISPDGLTIYAVTDNSGGTSGPSTNSGQSIENPGVIVVLKYVGEVVATNPPVASCQDITVTLDENGNAVITATDIDNGSTAVAPATIISTTIDIDTFDCSHVGTPQTVTLTVTDSDGAQAICSATVSVEANSNPATIDTPILDDIVGVCSITVDAPIAFSNSCEEIIATTTDETTFVAGENAIITWEFDDNGTIVTATQNVTVNALTIPTNLIVSQGVTSASVSWDEILDVTYEIRYRETGSATWITSSSSTNSYTLSTLNADTTYEIQVQSICDNGSSEFSESVLFTTTSADYCTPIVEYYDDVFYINNVTLLDSSGTELINNSSTASDDVEGYSDYSDSVTIPNLEVGDTFDIEISLLNTHNWNKTTGHTIWIDYNQNGTFESNEIVWGTTEDLDLVPHGEPAQGTFTIPTSALSGNTRMRIVSRTYDTATDPCDIALNNPTDNGAEVEDYTLNITSPNAQPIITSATNLSAIEDGIDVSGAIAFTDADSEDSHTFSVSSLPAGSGTVTIDTNGEYIYSIGSNFQDLAEGEETTVNFDVTVTDNFGGSDTATITVTITGANDAPSAVCQNVSIQLESGSATVLPSQIDNGSSDDDNIVSYTLDTDTFTTEGIYDVILTVTDTNGLTDTCTSTVTVTNEPINNNPIASNNSTSTQENTPVIIDVLGNDSDSDGDSLVITEINGTSISEGSSVSTTNASVSLISGQLEITPITNNTINFEYTISDGNGGTATASVTVLVIIPVEYCTAQGVSGNGRITNVQISGENGTSLDNSSSNNTDYSDFTNISPVELEVENTYSMTISNGTTTNSGYAVWIDYNQDGDFTDANEEVYKSTSGSLNGTGSINIDVAIPEDATSGNTRMRIAMRYWWSPGGPCGDIVESGQPSEVEDYTVNISTGVVDADNDGFNSDVDCDDNDAAVNPAADEVLYDGIDNDCNPDTLDTIDADNDGFNSDVDCDDNDSAINPDTIWYLDADNDGFASSTIASCTNPGTGYTLSVLPVADCDDNDAAINPDATEVLYDGIDNDCNPDTLDTVDADNDGANSDVDCDDNDATVNPNAEEILYDGIDNDCNPDTLDTVDADNDGFNSDVDCDDNDATVNPAADEVLYDGIDNDCNPDTLDTIDADNDGFNSDVDCDDNDSAINPDTVWYLDADNDGFASSTIASCTNPGTGYTLSALPVADCDDNDAAINPDATEVLYDGIDNDCNPATADTVDADNDGANSDVDCDDSDATVNPNAEEILYDGIDNDCNPDTLDTIDADNDGFNSDVDCDDNDATVNPDADEVLYDGIDNDCNPDTLDTIDADNDGFNSDVDCDDNDSAINPDTVWYLDADNDGFASSTIASCTNPGTGYTLAVLPVTDCDDNDAAINPDATEVHYDGIDNDCNPATADTVDADNDGVNSDVDCDDNDATVNPNAEEILYDGIDNDCNPDTLDTVDADNDGFNSDVDCDDNDATVNPAADEVLYDGIDNDCNPDTLDTIDADNDGFNSDVDCDDNDSAINPDTVWYLDADNDGFASSTIASCTNPGTGYTLSALPVADCDDNDAAINPDATEVLYDGIDNDCNPDTLDTVDADNDGVNSDVDCDDSDATVNPNAEEILYDGIDNDCNPDTLDTVDADNDGFNSDVDCDDNDATVNPAADEVLYDGIDNDCNPDTLDTIDADNDGFNSDVDCDDNDSAINPDTVWYLDADNDGFASSTIASCTNPGTGYTLSALPVADCDDNDAAINPDATEVLYDGIDNDCNPDTLDTVDADNDGVNSDVDCDDNDATVNPNAEEILYDGIDNDCNPDTLDTIDADNDGFNSDVDCDDNDATVNPAAEEIPYNGIDDDCDPKTLDDDLDNDGYKNDQDCDDTNSSINPGATEIIGNGVDDDCNSATSDDPAPAANYCEPSNIGDYDSGFYITNFELGTINNSTGANRPTRYSDFTNTDSTTLNLGSSNTFNLTNVGAQWGGGDLGLNIWIDFNKDGDFEDSNELVYEGALSSQRNRTGTINIPSSVSSGSTRMRVAVKSWGIPTPCWDWGAGEIEDYTVVITSGSQSRSTFVNSFNSDNTENETNELPNTKIYLIEDKIHVSMGKTENAQLTIFNMLGQQILSEKLNDKNYINLPKNTSKGIYIVQLKSEFGTINKRILVRD from the coding sequence TAGGAGATCAAGGAGCAAATCAATTTGAATATTCTTGTGACCCTAACCTAGCACAAGTTTTACCTACTTCATCAACTGATTATGACCATTATCCAGGAAAAACATTAAGATTGAATACTGATGGTTCTATTCCTTCAGATAATCCTGTTTTTAATGGAGTACAATCTCATGTGAATACATACGGACATAGAAATGCACAAGGAATTATCATTGCTAATGATGGTACTATTTATATTTCTGAACATGGTCCAAAAACAGATGATGAAATTAATATAATAAAAAGCGGAAAAAACTACGGCTGGCCAGAAATTGCTGGATACTATGACAATGCAGCGTATTCTTATTGTAATTGGTCAACGGCAAATAATTGTAATGCGGGAGATTTTAGTGACCACAACTGTCCAAGTGGTGCAATTACAAGAACTGAATTTGAATCTTTTCCTAACGGTGCTCCTGCTGATTTTGAGCCTCCAATTGGAACATATGGAAGTACTTCTACTGTAGATCCTTCTGGCGGATGGTTTACTTGGCCTACTCCTGCCGTTTCAAGTATTGACATTCATGAAACTGGAAATATTCCAGGTTGGGGACGTTCATTATTGATTCCTTCATTAAAAAAAGGAACTATCTATAGAGCAAAACTAACTCCTGATGGCGAAGATATTGTTGATGATTATTATGAAGAATTTCATTCATCAAATGATCGATATAGAGATATTGCTATTTCACCTGATGGTTTGACAATATATGCCGTAACTGATAATTCCGGAGGAACTTCTGGTCCGTCTACAAATAGTGGGCAATCAATTGAAAATCCTGGAGTTATTGTAGTATTAAAGTATGTTGGTGAAGTTGTAGCGACGAATCCTCCTGTTGCTTCTTGCCAAGATATTACAGTAACACTTGACGAAAATGGAAATGCAGTTATTACTGCTACTGATATTGATAATGGTTCAACTGCTGTTGCACCAGCAACTATAATTTCTACAACAATTGATATTGATACTTTTGATTGTTCTCATGTGGGAACACCTCAAACTGTTACTTTAACGGTTACTGATAGTGATGGAGCGCAAGCAATTTGTTCTGCTACTGTTTCAGTCGAAGCAAATTCTAATCCAGCAACAATTGACACACCTATATTAGATGATATTGTTGGTGTTTGTTCTATAACTGTTGATGCTCCTATTGCGTTTTCTAATAGTTGTGAAGAAATTATTGCAACTACAACTGATGAAACAACATTTGTTGCGGGAGAAAATGCTATTATAACTTGGGAATTTGATGATAACGGAACGATTGTAACTGCAACTCAAAATGTAACTGTAAACGCATTAACCATTCCAACAAATTTAATTGTTTCACAAGGTGTTACAAGTGCTTCTGTTTCTTGGGATGAAATTCTAGATGTTACATACGAAATTAGATATAGAGAAACTGGAAGTGCTACTTGGATAACAAGTTCATCATCTACAAATTCATATACTCTTTCTACATTAAATGCTGATACAACTTATGAAATTCAAGTGCAATCAATCTGTGATAATGGCTCTTCTGAATTTAGTGAGTCTGTTTTATTCACTACTACTAGTGCCGATTATTGTACTCCTATTGTAGAATACTATGATGATGTGTTTTATATTAATAATGTGACATTGTTAGATAGTTCTGGAACTGAATTAATTAATAATTCATCTACTGCTTCTGATGATGTAGAAGGATATTCTGATTATTCTGATAGTGTAACTATTCCTAATTTGGAAGTTGGAGATACATTTGATATTGAAATTTCTCTTTTAAATACACATAATTGGAATAAAACAACTGGTCATACTATTTGGATAGATTATAACCAAAATGGAACTTTCGAATCAAACGAAATAGTTTGGGGAACAACTGAAGATTTAGATTTAGTTCCTCATGGAGAACCAGCACAAGGAACTTTTACGATTCCAACTTCTGCTCTTTCAGGTAATACTCGAATGAGAATTGTATCTCGAACTTATGATACTGCAACCGATCCTTGTGATATTGCATTAAACAATCCAACAGATAATGGTGCTGAAGTTGAAGATTACACTTTAAATATCACAAGTCCAAATGCACAACCTATTATTACTTCTGCAACAAATTTAAGTGCTATTGAAGATGGTATTGATGTTTCTGGAGCTATCGCGTTTACCGATGCTGATAGTGAAGATTCACATACTTTTAGTGTAAGTTCTTTACCTGCTGGAAGCGGAACTGTAACTATAGATACTAACGGAGAATATATATACAGCATAGGATCTAATTTCCAAGATTTAGCCGAAGGAGAAGAAACAACTGTAAACTTTGACGTAACTGTAACTGATAATTTTGGCGGTAGTGATACGGCAACAATTACAGTAACAATCACAGGTGCAAATGATGCTCCAAGTGCAGTTTGTCAAAATGTTTCAATACAACTTGAGTCTGGCTCAGCAACAGTGTTACCAAGTCAAATTGATAATGGTTCATCTGATGATGACAATATTGTTTCTTATACTTTAGATACTGATACTTTTACAACTGAAGGTATTTATGATGTAATTTTAACTGTAACAGATACAAATGGTCTAACAGATACGTGTACTTCAACAGTAACTGTAACAAATGAGCCTATAAATAATAATCCTATTGCATCAAACAACTCAACGAGTACACAAGAAAATACACCTGTAATAATTGATGTTTTAGGAAATGATTCAGATAGTGATGGAGACTCACTAGTAATAACTGAAATTAATGGAACTTCTATTTCTGAAGGATCTTCTGTTTCCACAACAAATGCAAGTGTATCGTTAATTTCTGGTCAATTAGAAATTACACCAATAACCAATAACACTATTAATTTTGAATATACTATTAGTGATGGAAATGGTGGTACAGCAACTGCTTCAGTTACTGTTTTAGTAATTATCCCTGTTGAATATTGTACCGCTCAAGGGGTATCTGGAAACGGACGTATAACAAATGTTCAAATATCTGGCGAAAACGGAACATCATTAGATAATTCTTCGAGTAATAATACAGATTATTCTGACTTTACAAATATTTCTCCTGTTGAATTAGAAGTTGAAAATACCTATTCAATGACTATTTCAAATGGCACTACAACCAATTCTGGATATGCTGTTTGGATAGATTATAATCAAGATGGCGATTTTACTGATGCTAATGAAGAAGTGTATAAAAGCACTTCTGGATCTCTAAATGGAACTGGGAGTATAAATATTGATGTTGCGATTCCTGAGGATGCAACTAGTGGAAATACAAGAATGAGAATTGCCATGAGGTATTGGTGGTCTCCAGGAGGTCCATGTGGTGATATTGTTGAGTCTGGACAACCTTCTGAAGTTGAAGATTACACGGTAAACATTTCAACAGGTGTTGTAGATGCAGACAACGATGGTTTCAACTCTGATGTAGATTGTGATGATAATGATGCGGCTGTGAATCCTGCTGCTGATGAAGTTTTATATGATGGTATCGATAATGACTGTAATCCTGATACCTTAGATACTATTGATGCAGATAATGATGGTTTCAATTCTGATGTAGATTGTGATGATAATGATAGTGCTATCAATCCCGATACGATTTGGTATTTAGATGCGGATAATGATGGTTTTGCGAGTTCTACTATTGCGAGTTGTACGAATCCGGGAACTGGATATACACTTTCTGTACTTCCTGTTGCTGATTGTGATGATAACGATGCTGCTATCAATCCTGATGCTACTGAAGTACTTTATGATGGAATCGATAATGATTGTAATCCTGATACATTAGATACTGTGGATGCTGATAATGATGGTGCAAATTCTGATGTGGATTGTGATGATAACGATGCTACTGTAAATCCTAATGCAGAAGAAATTTTGTATGATGGTATTGACAATGACTGTAATCCTGATACGTTGGATACTGTAGATGCAGACAACGACGGATTCAACTCTGATGTAGATTGTGATGATAATGATGCAACTGTGAATCCTGCTGCTGATGAAGTTTTATATGATGGTATCGATAACGACTGTAATCCTGATACCTTAGATACTATTGATGCAGATAATGATGGTTTCAATTCTGATGTAGATTGTGATGATAATGATAGTGCTATCAATCCTGATACTGTTTGGTATTTAGATGCGGATAATGATGGTTTTGCGAGTTCTACTATTGCGAGTTGTACGAATCCGGGAACTGGATATACACTTTCTGCACTTCCTGTTGCTGATTGTGATGATAACGATGCTGCTATCAATCCTGATGCTACTGAAGTACTTTATGATGGTATTGACAACGATTGTAATCCTGCAACTGCGGATACTGTGGATGCTGACAATGATGGTGCAAATTCTGATGTCGATTGTGATGATTCAGATGCTACAGTAAATCCTAATGCAGAAGAAATTTTGTATGATGGTATTGACAATGACTGTAATCCTGATACATTGGATACAATTGATGCAGACAACGATGGTTTCAACTCTGATGTAGATTGTGATGATAACGATGCAACTGTGAATCCTGATGCTGATGAAGTTTTATATGATGGTATCGATAACGACTGTAATCCTGATACCTTAGATACTATTGATGCAGATAATGATGGTTTCAATTCTGATGTAGATTGTGATGATAATGATAGTGCTATCAATCCTGATACGGTTTGGTATTTAGATGCGGATAATGATGGTTTTGCAAGTTCTACTATTGCGAGTTGTACGAATCCGGGAACTGGATATACACTTGCTGTACTTCCTGTTACTGATTGTGATGATAACGATGCTGCTATCAATCCTGATGCTACTGAAGTTCATTATGATGGTATTGACAACGATTGTAATCCTGCAACTGCGGATACTGTTGATGCAGATAATGATGGTGTAAATTCTGATGTGGATTGTGATGATAACGATGCTACTGTAAATCCTAATGCAGAAGAAATTTTGTATGATGGTATTGACAATGACTGTAATCCTGATACGTTGGATACTGTAGATGCAGACAACGACGGATTCAACTCTGATGTAGATTGTGATGATAATGATGCAACTGTGAATCCTGCTGCTGATGAAGTTTTATATGATGGTATCGATAACGACTGTAATCCTGATACCTTAGATACTATTGATGCAGATAATGATGGTTTCAATTCTGATGTAGATTGTGATGATAATGATAGTGCTATCAATCCTGATACTGTTTGGTATTTAGATGCGGATAATGATGGTTTTGCGAGTTCTACTATTGCGAGTTGTACGAATCCGGGAACTGGATATACACTTTCTGCACTTCCTGTTGCTGATTGTGATGATAACGATGCTGCTATCAATCCTGATGCTACTGAAGTACTTTATGATGGTATTGACAACGATTGTAATCCTGATACCTTAGATACTGTAGATGCTGATAATGATGGTGTAAATTCTGATGTGGATTGTGATGATTCAGATGCTACTGTAAATCCTAATGCAGAAGAAATTTTGTATGATGGTATTGACAATGACTGTAATCCTGATACGTTGGATACTGTAGATGCAGACAACGATGGTTTCAACTCTGATGTAGATTGTGATGATAACGATGCAACTGTGAATCCTGCTGCTGATGAAGTTTTATATGATGGTATCGATAACGACTGTAATCCTGATACCTTAGATACTATTGATGCAGATAATGATGGTTTCAATTCTGATGTAGATTGTGATGATAATGATAGTGCTATCAATCCTGATACTGTTTGGTATTTAGATGCGGATAATGATGGTTTTGCGAGTTCTACTATTGCGAGTTGTACGAATCCGGGAACTGGATATACACTTTCTGCACTTCCTGTTGCTGATTGTGATGATAACGATGCTGCTATCAATCCTGATGCTACTGAAGTACTTTATGATGGTATTGACAACGATTGTAATCCTGATACCTTAGATACTGTAGATGCTGATAATGATGGTGTAAATTCTGATGTGGATTGTGATGATAACGATGCTACTGTAAATCCTAATGCAGAAGAAATTTTGTATGATGGTATTGACAATGACTGTAATCCTGATACATTGGATACAATTGATGCAGACAACGATGGTTTCAACTCTGATGTAGATTGTGATGATAATGATGCGACTGTGAATCCTGCTGCAGAAGAGATACCTTACAATGGAATTGATGATGATTGTGACCCTAAGACATTGGATGATGATTTAGACAATGATGGTTATAAAAATGATCAAGATTGTGATGATACTAATTCTTCAATAAATCCTGGAGCAACAGAAATTATTGGAAATGGAGTTGATGATGATTGTAATTCTGCAACATCAGACGATCCTGCTCCTGCAGCAAATTACTGTGAACCATCAAATATTGGAGATTACGACTCTGGTTTCTACATCACTAATTTTGAATTAGGAACTATTAATAATAGTACAGGTGCTAACAGACCAACTAGATATTCTGACTTTACTAATACTGACTCAACAACTCTTAACCTAGGAAGTTCAAATACTTTTAATTTGACTAATGTTGGTGCTCAATGGGGCGGAGGAGATTTAGGATTAAATATCTGGATTGACTTTAATAAAGATGGTGATTTTGAAGATTCAAATGAATTGGTGTATGAAGGTGCTTTAAGTTCTCAAAGAAATAGAACCGGAACAATTAATATTCCTTCAAGTGTAAGTTCTGGATCAACCAGAATGAGAGTTGCTGTTAAATCTTGGGGAATTCCAACTCCTTGTTGGGATTGGGGAGCAGGAGAAATTGAAGATTATACAGTAGTAATAACTTCTGGTTCACAATCAAGATCAACATTCGTGAATTCATTCAATAGTGATAACACAGAAAATGAAACCAACGAATTACCAAATACTAAAATCTATTTAATAGAAGATAAAATTCATGTTTCAATGGGTAAAACTGAAAATGCCCAACTGACAATTTTCAATATGTTAGGACAACAGATTTTGAGTGAAAAATTAAATGACAAAAACTATATTAATTTACCGAAAAACACGAGTAAAGGAATATATATTGTTCAATTAAAATCAGAATTTGGAACAATTAATAAAAGAATACTAGTAAGAGATTAA
- a CDS encoding RNA polymerase sigma factor: protein MKENIKFEQIYYENYSKVVRICMGYVKGNEPLAQDLAQEIFVKVWEGLQGFKGESKLSTWIYRITVNTCLLELRKKKYTSNKNIEDQAEVNEIDIEAQKESQLNQLHSCIQHLSVDKKALIVLEMEDIPQKEISVILGISHEVVRTRIHRIKNELKKCILNGTV from the coding sequence ATGAAGGAAAACATCAAATTTGAACAAATTTATTATGAAAACTATAGCAAAGTAGTGCGTATATGCATGGGCTATGTAAAAGGAAATGAACCTTTAGCTCAAGATTTGGCTCAAGAGATATTTGTAAAAGTTTGGGAAGGTTTACAAGGGTTTAAAGGTGAGAGTAAACTCTCAACATGGATTTATAGAATTACAGTAAATACATGCCTTTTAGAACTCAGAAAAAAGAAATATACCTCTAATAAAAATATTGAAGATCAAGCGGAAGTAAATGAAATTGATATTGAAGCTCAAAAAGAAAGCCAATTAAATCAATTGCATAGTTGTATCCAGCACCTTTCTGTGGATAAAAAAGCACTTATAGTGTTAGAGATGGAAGATATTCCTCAAAAGGAAATTTCGGTTATTCTAGGAATTTCACATGAAGTAGTTAGAACTAGAATTCACAGAATAAAAAACGAACTTAAAAAATGTATTTTAAATGGAACTGTTTGA
- the atpA gene encoding F0F1 ATP synthase subunit alpha, whose protein sequence is MAAIKPAEVSAILKQQLSGFDGSASLDEVGTVLQIGDGIARVYGLANVQYGELVQFESGLEGIVLNLEEDNVGVVLLGASTSVKEGSTVKRTERIASLNVGEGIVGRVVDTLGNPIDGKGPVQGETFEMPLERKAPGVVYREPVTEPMQTGVKAIDAMIPVGRGQRELIIGDRQTGKSTVAIDTIINQKEFYDAGEPVYCIYVAIGQKASTVAGIVSLFEEKGALAYTTVVAANASDPAAMQVYAPMAGAAIGEYFRDTGRPALIVFDDLSKQAVAYREISLLLRRPPGREAYPGDVFYLHSRLLERAAKVINDDTIAAEMNDVPDSLKGKIKGGGSLTALPIIETQAGDVSAYIPTNVISITDGQIFLDGDLFNSGVRPAINVGISVSRVGGNAQIKSMKKVSGTLKLDQAQYRELEAFAKFGSDLDAATMNVIEKGKRNVEILKQGQASPLTVEDQTAIIYAGSKNLLKDVPVDKVKEFEVNYLEYLNAKHRDTLDTLKSGKLTDEVIDVLTAAATEISAQYA, encoded by the coding sequence ATGGCAGCAATAAAACCAGCTGAAGTATCAGCAATTTTAAAGCAACAATTATCAGGATTTGATGGGAGTGCATCACTTGATGAAGTAGGAACAGTATTACAAATTGGAGACGGTATTGCACGTGTTTACGGTTTAGCAAACGTACAATATGGTGAATTAGTTCAGTTCGAAAGTGGATTGGAAGGAATCGTATTGAATCTTGAAGAAGACAACGTAGGTGTTGTATTATTAGGAGCTTCAACGTCTGTAAAAGAAGGATCTACTGTAAAGCGTACTGAGCGTATTGCTTCATTAAATGTTGGTGAAGGAATTGTTGGTCGTGTTGTTGATACATTAGGAAACCCAATTGATGGAAAAGGACCTGTTCAAGGTGAAACTTTCGAAATGCCGTTAGAGCGTAAAGCACCTGGAGTAGTATATCGTGAGCCAGTAACTGAACCAATGCAAACTGGAGTAAAAGCAATTGACGCGATGATTCCTGTTGGTAGAGGACAACGTGAGTTGATTATTGGCGACCGTCAAACTGGTAAATCTACTGTTGCGATTGATACTATTATCAATCAAAAAGAGTTTTATGATGCAGGAGAACCAGTATATTGTATTTATGTTGCAATTGGACAAAAAGCATCAACTGTTGCTGGAATTGTTTCATTATTCGAAGAAAAAGGAGCATTAGCCTATACTACTGTTGTAGCCGCTAACGCATCAGATCCTGCAGCAATGCAAGTATACGCACCAATGGCAGGAGCTGCAATTGGAGAATATTTTAGAGATACTGGAAGACCGGCTTTAATTGTTTTTGATGACTTATCAAAACAAGCAGTTGCATACCGTGAAATTTCATTATTGTTACGTCGCCCACCAGGACGTGAAGCATATCCTGGAGATGTATTCTACCTTCACTCTCGTTTATTAGAACGTGCTGCAAAAGTTATTAATGATGATACTATTGCTGCTGAAATGAATGATGTTCCTGACTCATTGAAAGGAAAAATTAAAGGAGGAGGATCATTAACTGCATTGCCAATTATTGAAACGCAAGCAGGAGATGTATCAGCATATATTCCAACAAACGTAATTTCGATTACAGATGGACAAATCTTCTTAGATGGAGATTTATTTAACTCTGGTGTTCGTCCAGCAATTAATGTAGGTATTTCTGTATCTCGTGTTGGTGGTAACGCTCAGATTAAATCAATGAAAAAAGTATCAGGTACTTTAAAATTAGACCAAGCACAATATCGTGAATTAGAAGCGTTTGCTAAGTTTGGTTCTGATTTAGATGCAGCAACAATGAACGTTATTGAAAAAGGAAAACGTAATGTTGAGATCTTAAAACAAGGACAAGCAAGTCCTTTAACTGTTGAAGATCAAACTGCAATTATTTATGCAGGCTCTAAGAACCTGTTGAAAGATGTTCCTGTAGACAAAGTAAAAGAATTTGAAGTAAATTATTTAGAATATTTAAATGCTAAGCATAGAGATACTCTAGATACTTTAAAATCTGGAAAACTAACTGATGAAGTTATCGATGTGTTAACTGCAGCAGCTACAGAAATTTCAGCGCAATACGCTTAA